Proteins encoded within one genomic window of Suricata suricatta isolate VVHF042 chromosome 17, meerkat_22Aug2017_6uvM2_HiC, whole genome shotgun sequence:
- the SEPTIN4 gene encoding septin-4 isoform X6 — protein sequence MKIKRFLEDTDDAELNKFVKDFPGSESCHQPEAKTWVSRPQVLEPKPQAPDLYQDDLEFRPPSCPQPSESQQYFSASAPLSPSARPRSPWGKLDPYDSSEDDKEYVGFATLPNQVHRKSVKKGFDFTLMVAGESGLGKSTLVNSLFLTDLYRDRKLLSAEERIMQTVEITKHAVDIEEKGVRLRLTIVDTPGFGDAVNNTECWKPVAEYIDQQFEQYFRDESGLNRKNIQDNRVHCCLYFISPFGHGLRPLDVEFMKALHQRVNIVPILAKADTLTPPEVERKKRKIREEIERFGIKVYQFPDCDSDEDEDFKLQDQALKESIPFAVIGSNTVVEARGRRVRGRLYPWGIVEVENPGHCDFVKLRTMLVRTHMQDLKDVTRETHYENYRAQCIQSMTRLVVKERNRNKLTRESGTDFPIPAVPSGTDPETERLIREKDEELRRMQEMLHKIQRQMKETH from the exons ATCAAGCGCTTCCTGGAGGACACGGATGATGCAGAACTGAACAAGTTCGTGAAGGATTTCCCAGGAAGCGAGAGCTGCCACCAACCAGAGGCCAAGACCTGGGTGTCCAGGCCCCAAGTCCTGGAGCCAAAGCCCCAGGCCCCGGACCTCTATCAGGATGACCTGGAGTTCAGACCCCCCTCGTGCCCCCAGCCCTCTGAGAGCCAGCAGTACTTCTCTGCCTCAGCCCCTCTCAGTCCCTCAGCCCGTCCCCGCAGCCCATGGGGCAAGCTTGATCCCTATGACTCCTCTGAG GATGACAAGGAGTATGTGGGCTTTGCGACCCTCCCCAATCAAGTTCACCGAAAGTCTGTGAAGAAAGGCTTTGACTTTACCCTCATGGTGGCAG GAGAGTCTGGCCTGGGGAAATCCACTCTTGTCAATAGTCTCTTCCTCACTGATCTGTACCGTGACCGGAAACTCCTCAGTGCTGAAG AGCGGATCATGCAAACTGTGGAGATCACTAAACATGCAGTTGACATAGAAGAGAAGGGTGTGAGGCTGCGGCTCACCATTGTGGACACACCAGGTTTTGGCGATGCAGTCAACAACACAGAGTG ctgGAAGCCTGTGGCAGAATACATCGATCAGCAGTTTGAGCAGTATTTCCGAGATGAGAGTGGCCTGAACCGCAAGAATATTCAAGACAACAGGGTGCACTGCTGCCTGTACTTCATCTCACCCTTTGGCCACGG GCTCCGGCCATTGGATGTTGAATTCATGAAGGCCCTGCATCAGCGAGTCAACATCGTGCCTATCTTGGCTAAGGCGGACACACTGACCCCTCCTGAAGTGGAGCGCAAGAAACGCAAA ATCCGAGAGGAGATAGAGCGCTTTGGAATCAAGGTCTATCAGTTCCCAGACTGTGACTCTGATGAGGATGAGGACTTCAAATTACAGGACCAAGCCCTCAAG GAAAGCATCCCATTTGCTGTAATTGGCAGCAACACTGTGGTAGAGGCCAGAGGGCGGCGAGTTCGGGGCCGTCTCTACCCCTGGGGCATCGTGGAAG TGGAAAACCCAGGACACTGCGACTTTGTGAAGCTGAGGACAATGCTGGTGCGTACTCACATGCAGGACCTGAAGGATGTGACACGGGAGACACATTATGAGAACTACCGGGCACAGTGCATCCAGAGCATGACCCGCCTGGTAGTAAAAGAAAGGAATCGCAA caAACTGACTCGGGAGAGTGGTACTGACTTCCCCATCCCTGCTGTCCCATCAGGGACAGATCCAGAAACTGAGAGGCTGATCCGAGAGAAAGATGAGGAG CTGCGGCGGATGCAGGAGATGctgcacaaaatccaaagacagatgAAGGAGACCCATTAG
- the SEPTIN4 gene encoding septin-4 isoform X5, translated as MDRSLGWQGSPVPEDRTEAGIKRFLEDTDDAELNKFVKDFPGSESCHQPEAKTWVSRPQVLEPKPQAPDLYQDDLEFRPPSCPQPSESQQYFSASAPLSPSARPRSPWGKLDPYDSSEDDKEYVGFATLPNQVHRKSVKKGFDFTLMVAGESGLGKSTLVNSLFLTDLYRDRKLLSAEERIMQTVEITKHAVDIEEKGVRLRLTIVDTPGFGDAVNNTECWKPVAEYIDQQFEQYFRDESGLNRKNIQDNRVHCCLYFISPFGHGLRPLDVEFMKALHQRVNIVPILAKADTLTPPEVERKKRKIREEIERFGIKVYQFPDCDSDEDEDFKLQDQALKESIPFAVIGSNTVVEARGRRVRGRLYPWGIVEVENPGHCDFVKLRTMLVRTHMQDLKDVTRETHYENYRAQCIQSMTRLVVKERNRNKLTRESGTDFPIPAVPSGTDPETERLIREKDEELRRMQEMLHKIQRQMKETH; from the exons ATCAAGCGCTTCCTGGAGGACACGGATGATGCAGAACTGAACAAGTTCGTGAAGGATTTCCCAGGAAGCGAGAGCTGCCACCAACCAGAGGCCAAGACCTGGGTGTCCAGGCCCCAAGTCCTGGAGCCAAAGCCCCAGGCCCCGGACCTCTATCAGGATGACCTGGAGTTCAGACCCCCCTCGTGCCCCCAGCCCTCTGAGAGCCAGCAGTACTTCTCTGCCTCAGCCCCTCTCAGTCCCTCAGCCCGTCCCCGCAGCCCATGGGGCAAGCTTGATCCCTATGACTCCTCTGAG GATGACAAGGAGTATGTGGGCTTTGCGACCCTCCCCAATCAAGTTCACCGAAAGTCTGTGAAGAAAGGCTTTGACTTTACCCTCATGGTGGCAG GAGAGTCTGGCCTGGGGAAATCCACTCTTGTCAATAGTCTCTTCCTCACTGATCTGTACCGTGACCGGAAACTCCTCAGTGCTGAAG AGCGGATCATGCAAACTGTGGAGATCACTAAACATGCAGTTGACATAGAAGAGAAGGGTGTGAGGCTGCGGCTCACCATTGTGGACACACCAGGTTTTGGCGATGCAGTCAACAACACAGAGTG ctgGAAGCCTGTGGCAGAATACATCGATCAGCAGTTTGAGCAGTATTTCCGAGATGAGAGTGGCCTGAACCGCAAGAATATTCAAGACAACAGGGTGCACTGCTGCCTGTACTTCATCTCACCCTTTGGCCACGG GCTCCGGCCATTGGATGTTGAATTCATGAAGGCCCTGCATCAGCGAGTCAACATCGTGCCTATCTTGGCTAAGGCGGACACACTGACCCCTCCTGAAGTGGAGCGCAAGAAACGCAAA ATCCGAGAGGAGATAGAGCGCTTTGGAATCAAGGTCTATCAGTTCCCAGACTGTGACTCTGATGAGGATGAGGACTTCAAATTACAGGACCAAGCCCTCAAG GAAAGCATCCCATTTGCTGTAATTGGCAGCAACACTGTGGTAGAGGCCAGAGGGCGGCGAGTTCGGGGCCGTCTCTACCCCTGGGGCATCGTGGAAG TGGAAAACCCAGGACACTGCGACTTTGTGAAGCTGAGGACAATGCTGGTGCGTACTCACATGCAGGACCTGAAGGATGTGACACGGGAGACACATTATGAGAACTACCGGGCACAGTGCATCCAGAGCATGACCCGCCTGGTAGTAAAAGAAAGGAATCGCAA caAACTGACTCGGGAGAGTGGTACTGACTTCCCCATCCCTGCTGTCCCATCAGGGACAGATCCAGAAACTGAGAGGCTGATCCGAGAGAAAGATGAGGAG CTGCGGCGGATGCAGGAGATGctgcacaaaatccaaagacagatgAAGGAGACCCATTAG
- the SEPTIN4 gene encoding septin-4 isoform X8: MDRSLGWQGSPVPEDRTEAGDDKEYVGFATLPNQVHRKSVKKGFDFTLMVAGESGLGKSTLVNSLFLTDLYRDRKLLSAEERIMQTVEITKHAVDIEEKGVRLRLTIVDTPGFGDAVNNTECWKPVAEYIDQQFEQYFRDESGLNRKNIQDNRVHCCLYFISPFGHGLRPLDVEFMKALHQRVNIVPILAKADTLTPPEVERKKRKIREEIERFGIKVYQFPDCDSDEDEDFKLQDQALKESIPFAVIGSNTVVEARGRRVRGRLYPWGIVEVENPGHCDFVKLRTMLVRTHMQDLKDVTRETHYENYRAQCIQSMTRLVVKERNRNKLTRESGTDFPIPAVPSGTDPETERLIREKDEELRRMQEMLHKIQRQMKETH; the protein is encoded by the exons GATGACAAGGAGTATGTGGGCTTTGCGACCCTCCCCAATCAAGTTCACCGAAAGTCTGTGAAGAAAGGCTTTGACTTTACCCTCATGGTGGCAG GAGAGTCTGGCCTGGGGAAATCCACTCTTGTCAATAGTCTCTTCCTCACTGATCTGTACCGTGACCGGAAACTCCTCAGTGCTGAAG AGCGGATCATGCAAACTGTGGAGATCACTAAACATGCAGTTGACATAGAAGAGAAGGGTGTGAGGCTGCGGCTCACCATTGTGGACACACCAGGTTTTGGCGATGCAGTCAACAACACAGAGTG ctgGAAGCCTGTGGCAGAATACATCGATCAGCAGTTTGAGCAGTATTTCCGAGATGAGAGTGGCCTGAACCGCAAGAATATTCAAGACAACAGGGTGCACTGCTGCCTGTACTTCATCTCACCCTTTGGCCACGG GCTCCGGCCATTGGATGTTGAATTCATGAAGGCCCTGCATCAGCGAGTCAACATCGTGCCTATCTTGGCTAAGGCGGACACACTGACCCCTCCTGAAGTGGAGCGCAAGAAACGCAAA ATCCGAGAGGAGATAGAGCGCTTTGGAATCAAGGTCTATCAGTTCCCAGACTGTGACTCTGATGAGGATGAGGACTTCAAATTACAGGACCAAGCCCTCAAG GAAAGCATCCCATTTGCTGTAATTGGCAGCAACACTGTGGTAGAGGCCAGAGGGCGGCGAGTTCGGGGCCGTCTCTACCCCTGGGGCATCGTGGAAG TGGAAAACCCAGGACACTGCGACTTTGTGAAGCTGAGGACAATGCTGGTGCGTACTCACATGCAGGACCTGAAGGATGTGACACGGGAGACACATTATGAGAACTACCGGGCACAGTGCATCCAGAGCATGACCCGCCTGGTAGTAAAAGAAAGGAATCGCAA caAACTGACTCGGGAGAGTGGTACTGACTTCCCCATCCCTGCTGTCCCATCAGGGACAGATCCAGAAACTGAGAGGCTGATCCGAGAGAAAGATGAGGAG CTGCGGCGGATGCAGGAGATGctgcacaaaatccaaagacagatgAAGGAGACCCATTAG
- the SEPTIN4 gene encoding septin-4 isoform X7, with translation MIKRFLEDTDDAELNKFVKDFPGSESCHQPEAKTWVSRPQVLEPKPQAPDLYQDDLEFRPPSCPQPSESQQYFSASAPLSPSARPRSPWGKLDPYDSSEDDKEYVGFATLPNQVHRKSVKKGFDFTLMVAGESGLGKSTLVNSLFLTDLYRDRKLLSAEERIMQTVEITKHAVDIEEKGVRLRLTIVDTPGFGDAVNNTECWKPVAEYIDQQFEQYFRDESGLNRKNIQDNRVHCCLYFISPFGHGLRPLDVEFMKALHQRVNIVPILAKADTLTPPEVERKKRKIREEIERFGIKVYQFPDCDSDEDEDFKLQDQALKESIPFAVIGSNTVVEARGRRVRGRLYPWGIVEVENPGHCDFVKLRTMLVRTHMQDLKDVTRETHYENYRAQCIQSMTRLVVKERNRNKLTRESGTDFPIPAVPSGTDPETERLIREKDEELRRMQEMLHKIQRQMKETH, from the exons ATCAAGCGCTTCCTGGAGGACACGGATGATGCAGAACTGAACAAGTTCGTGAAGGATTTCCCAGGAAGCGAGAGCTGCCACCAACCAGAGGCCAAGACCTGGGTGTCCAGGCCCCAAGTCCTGGAGCCAAAGCCCCAGGCCCCGGACCTCTATCAGGATGACCTGGAGTTCAGACCCCCCTCGTGCCCCCAGCCCTCTGAGAGCCAGCAGTACTTCTCTGCCTCAGCCCCTCTCAGTCCCTCAGCCCGTCCCCGCAGCCCATGGGGCAAGCTTGATCCCTATGACTCCTCTGAG GATGACAAGGAGTATGTGGGCTTTGCGACCCTCCCCAATCAAGTTCACCGAAAGTCTGTGAAGAAAGGCTTTGACTTTACCCTCATGGTGGCAG GAGAGTCTGGCCTGGGGAAATCCACTCTTGTCAATAGTCTCTTCCTCACTGATCTGTACCGTGACCGGAAACTCCTCAGTGCTGAAG AGCGGATCATGCAAACTGTGGAGATCACTAAACATGCAGTTGACATAGAAGAGAAGGGTGTGAGGCTGCGGCTCACCATTGTGGACACACCAGGTTTTGGCGATGCAGTCAACAACACAGAGTG ctgGAAGCCTGTGGCAGAATACATCGATCAGCAGTTTGAGCAGTATTTCCGAGATGAGAGTGGCCTGAACCGCAAGAATATTCAAGACAACAGGGTGCACTGCTGCCTGTACTTCATCTCACCCTTTGGCCACGG GCTCCGGCCATTGGATGTTGAATTCATGAAGGCCCTGCATCAGCGAGTCAACATCGTGCCTATCTTGGCTAAGGCGGACACACTGACCCCTCCTGAAGTGGAGCGCAAGAAACGCAAA ATCCGAGAGGAGATAGAGCGCTTTGGAATCAAGGTCTATCAGTTCCCAGACTGTGACTCTGATGAGGATGAGGACTTCAAATTACAGGACCAAGCCCTCAAG GAAAGCATCCCATTTGCTGTAATTGGCAGCAACACTGTGGTAGAGGCCAGAGGGCGGCGAGTTCGGGGCCGTCTCTACCCCTGGGGCATCGTGGAAG TGGAAAACCCAGGACACTGCGACTTTGTGAAGCTGAGGACAATGCTGGTGCGTACTCACATGCAGGACCTGAAGGATGTGACACGGGAGACACATTATGAGAACTACCGGGCACAGTGCATCCAGAGCATGACCCGCCTGGTAGTAAAAGAAAGGAATCGCAA caAACTGACTCGGGAGAGTGGTACTGACTTCCCCATCCCTGCTGTCCCATCAGGGACAGATCCAGAAACTGAGAGGCTGATCCGAGAGAAAGATGAGGAG CTGCGGCGGATGCAGGAGATGctgcacaaaatccaaagacagatgAAGGAGACCCATTAG